A region from the Sutcliffiella horikoshii genome encodes:
- a CDS encoding four-helix bundle copper-binding protein, producing MEACNFCFNACLNENDVKMMAACIRLDRLCADTCSLAATAIQSDSPFKEEICRLCAEICAACGEECSKHTHEHCQICADACFRCAEACRRMITA from the coding sequence ATGGAAGCCTGTAATTTTTGTTTTAATGCTTGTTTAAACGAGAATGATGTAAAAATGATGGCTGCCTGTATCCGACTAGATCGCTTATGTGCAGATACTTGTAGTCTTGCAGCGACAGCTATTCAATCAGATAGCCCATTCAAGGAAGAAATCTGCAGATTATGTGCCGAAATCTGTGCTGCCTGTGGAGAAGAATGTAGTAAACACACACACGAACATTGCCAAATTTGTGCGGACGCATGTTTTCGATGTGCAGAAGCTTGCAGAAGAATGATTACTGCATAA